A DNA window from Ornithobacterium rhinotracheale DSM 15997 contains the following coding sequences:
- a CDS encoding sugar transferase, which yields MYKHFLKRCIDFIASLLGLIILSPVLLVCIIFLSIANHGSPFFFQRRPGLNEKIFSIVKFKTMNDKKDAQGNLLPDADRLTSVGKFVRKTSLDEIPQLINVLKGDMSLIGPRPLLPEYLPLYNEEQKKRHSVRPGITGWAQVNGRNAISWNEKFKLDVWYVKNLSLTLDTKILFLTIKKVFKSEGINKEGQATTCKFDGSN from the coding sequence ATGTACAAACACTTCCTTAAACGGTGCATAGATTTCATCGCAAGTCTTTTAGGGCTTATCATTCTAAGCCCAGTGTTGCTAGTTTGCATAATATTTCTCTCTATAGCTAATCACGGGAGCCCCTTCTTCTTCCAAAGAAGACCTGGACTGAATGAAAAAATCTTTTCGATTGTAAAATTCAAAACGATGAATGACAAAAAAGATGCTCAAGGGAATCTCCTGCCTGATGCGGATCGTTTGACTTCTGTAGGGAAATTCGTGAGAAAAACTTCACTAGATGAAATCCCTCAACTTATCAATGTACTAAAAGGCGATATGAGTTTAATCGGGCCTCGACCGCTCCTTCCAGAATACCTCCCGCTTTATAACGAAGAACAAAAAAAAAGACATTCTGTTCGCCCTGGAATCACTGGGTGGGCACAAGTGAACGGGAGGAATGCAATCTCTTGGAATGAAAAATTCAAACTAGATGTTTGGTATGTTAAAAATTTAAGTCTAACTTTAGACACTAAAATATTATTTTTAACAATAAAAAAAGTGTTTAAATCAGAAGGGATTAACAAAGAGGGGCAAGCTACAACTTGCAAATTTGATGGCTCTAATTAA
- a CDS encoding GumC family protein, whose protein sequence is MGENQKDNNLDIKEILAPFLRYWYVYIICVLIALFIVKMYTRYIVPQYNTYATVLIKTGDRNSGTGALSAIQEVNGIRSEGIDNELLLLRSKRLLKKVVEDLDLYTTLTNKGRVLETEVYGNEVPFKIITQPKDSTERFNLNFQLSYDNRNIYLSKDGLEKKYNYDVPIIFDFGSVTFKKKNKNIGNGTLSLNISDAQSVTDRLRGLLNANRYQNYQSAIIISMTSPQTEKATAIIDKLIDVFNEDAIDDKNTEARRTAAFVNERIKIINDELGGVEGDIESFKENNKIVDPALGASESLTEIKSLGKEILDLNTREEFLNIYKNQINNSSINDILPANVLSQNQELASYISEYNKIVIERNLQKQSGTNANPVIQTKADQLSLLKGAIINSIKKEATILNQQKKILNEKLSNYQTAFSKFPEQERILRSINRQQSIKENLYLLLLQKREENAIALAASADKAKLIDAPESTGPVNMNFSTYYLGALLAGIVLPIGIIYLITLLNTKIKSRKELSKLVGDYPILAELPSLKKGEANDVAGEDLSNLSESFRVLRTNLQFMLGGSSDGEGKTILVTSTIKGEGKTFVSINLAHILSQLKDKKTVIIGADIRNPQLQRYFHGTRKKIGLTEYLYDDSINIDEIIIKSHLDNKTSVILSGAIPPNPSELIMSKRLESLIQNLKKDFDFIIIDSAPLLLVSDTYHISKYADVSIIVVRSEFTDKQLLEHPLKAVEDHKIKHASFVLNDVNSRNSGYGYGYNYGYGYGYHSEKDKSWFKKLLKKLKGASND, encoded by the coding sequence ATGGGAGAGAATCAAAAAGATAACAATTTAGACATTAAGGAAATTTTAGCTCCTTTTTTAAGATATTGGTATGTATATATAATATGCGTACTAATAGCTCTCTTTATTGTAAAAATGTACACTCGCTATATTGTACCACAATACAATACTTACGCCACTGTTTTAATAAAAACAGGAGATAGAAATTCAGGAACTGGAGCTTTGTCTGCCATACAAGAAGTAAATGGAATTAGATCTGAAGGGATAGATAATGAACTCTTATTACTTCGTTCAAAAAGATTATTGAAAAAAGTTGTCGAAGACTTAGACCTCTACACCACTTTAACAAATAAAGGGAGAGTCTTAGAAACAGAAGTCTATGGAAATGAGGTACCTTTTAAAATCATAACACAACCAAAAGATAGTACAGAGCGATTTAATCTCAACTTTCAGTTATCTTATGATAATAGAAATATTTATCTATCAAAAGATGGTCTTGAGAAAAAGTATAATTATGATGTTCCTATAATTTTTGACTTTGGAAGTGTTACTTTTAAGAAAAAAAATAAAAATATAGGCAATGGGACATTGTCACTGAATATATCAGATGCACAAAGTGTTACCGATAGACTAAGGGGACTTCTAAATGCTAATAGATATCAAAATTATCAATCAGCCATCATCATTTCGATGACTAGTCCTCAAACCGAAAAAGCTACAGCTATCATTGATAAATTGATTGATGTGTTTAATGAGGATGCTATTGATGATAAAAATACCGAAGCGAGAAGAACTGCAGCTTTTGTTAATGAAAGAATTAAAATCATTAATGATGAATTAGGAGGAGTTGAAGGAGACATTGAATCTTTTAAAGAAAATAATAAAATAGTAGATCCTGCCTTAGGAGCTAGCGAAAGTCTTACAGAAATAAAATCCTTAGGGAAAGAGATTTTAGATTTAAATACTCGAGAGGAATTTTTAAACATTTATAAAAATCAGATTAATAATTCTTCGATTAACGACATCTTACCAGCTAATGTATTGTCTCAAAATCAAGAACTAGCATCTTATATTTCAGAATATAACAAAATTGTAATTGAACGAAATCTTCAAAAGCAAAGTGGAACAAATGCAAACCCTGTAATTCAAACAAAGGCAGATCAACTCTCATTGTTAAAGGGAGCCATTATAAACTCTATAAAAAAAGAAGCAACTATTCTAAATCAACAAAAGAAAATACTTAATGAAAAATTGAGTAACTATCAAACAGCCTTTAGTAAGTTCCCGGAACAAGAAAGGATATTGCGCTCTATTAACAGGCAACAAAGTATAAAAGAGAATCTTTACTTGCTTTTGTTACAAAAAAGAGAAGAAAATGCTATAGCTCTGGCTGCATCTGCTGATAAAGCCAAATTAATTGACGCACCTGAAAGCACGGGGCCTGTTAATATGAACTTTTCTACCTACTATTTAGGAGCTCTCCTCGCTGGCATTGTATTGCCTATAGGGATTATTTATCTAATTACTTTACTCAATACAAAAATTAAAAGCCGAAAAGAACTTTCTAAACTTGTCGGAGACTATCCTATTTTAGCCGAGTTACCTTCTTTGAAAAAAGGAGAAGCCAATGATGTTGCAGGAGAAGATTTATCTAATCTATCAGAGTCTTTCCGTGTATTGCGGACTAATTTACAGTTTATGTTAGGAGGAAGCTCTGATGGTGAAGGAAAGACAATCCTTGTTACCTCCACTATCAAAGGTGAAGGAAAAACCTTTGTGTCAATTAACTTAGCTCATATATTAAGTCAGTTAAAAGACAAAAAAACCGTAATTATTGGTGCTGATATTCGAAATCCTCAGCTACAAAGGTATTTTCATGGAACAAGAAAAAAAATAGGGTTAACAGAATATTTATACGATGATAGCATCAATATTGATGAGATTATCATCAAATCTCATTTAGATAACAAAACTTCTGTCATTTTATCTGGAGCCATTCCTCCAAACCCATCAGAATTAATCATGAGCAAGAGGCTAGAATCTTTGATTCAAAATTTGAAAAAAGATTTTGATTTCATTATTATTGATTCTGCTCCGCTTTTATTAGTTTCCGATACTTATCATATAAGCAAATATGCAGATGTGAGTATCATTGTTGTTCGATCTGAATTTACAGATAAACAACTGTTAGAACATCCACTAAAAGCAGTGGAAGACCATAAAATTAAGCACGCCTCTTTTGTGCTAAATGATGTGAATTCTAGAAATTCCGGCTATGGATATGGCTACAACTATGGGTATGGCTACGGCTACCATAGCGAAAAAGATAAAAGTTGGTTTAAAAAATTATTGAAGAAATTAAAAGGAGCCTCAAATGATTAA
- a CDS encoding acetyltransferase, with the protein MVIFGASGHGKVILDILQASGEFSVEKFLDDNPSAESFCNLPLNLPSEKDSDEEIIIAIGNNQIRKNIATKFHNYVNAIHPLSFISKKAKMGKGNAIMPGVVVNHSTQIGNHCILNTNCSIDHDCSIEDFVHISPNVALAGNVTVGECTHIGIGACIIQGIKIGKNVTIGAGSVIIKDIPDNSVVVGNPGRIIKIKNI; encoded by the coding sequence ATGGTTATATTTGGTGCAAGCGGACACGGAAAAGTAATACTTGACATTTTACAAGCCTCTGGAGAGTTTTCTGTAGAAAAATTTCTAGATGACAATCCTTCTGCTGAGAGTTTCTGCAACCTCCCTCTCAATTTACCATCTGAAAAGGATTCTGATGAGGAGATAATTATTGCCATAGGCAACAATCAGATTAGAAAAAATATCGCTACCAAATTTCACAACTATGTAAATGCCATTCACCCGCTCTCGTTCATTTCCAAAAAAGCTAAAATGGGAAAAGGGAATGCGATTATGCCTGGAGTTGTGGTCAACCATTCAACGCAAATTGGGAACCACTGCATACTAAACACAAATTGCAGTATAGACCATGATTGCTCAATAGAAGACTTTGTCCACATATCGCCCAATGTAGCTTTAGCCGGCAATGTAACAGTAGGAGAATGCACTCATATAGGCATTGGAGCCTGCATTATCCAAGGAATAAAAATTGGAAAGAATGTAACCATCGGCGCAGGGAGCGTCATCATAAAAGACATTCCAGACAACAGTGTAGTTGTCGGAAATCCTGGAAGAATAATTAAAATAAAAAATATATGA
- the hflX gene encoding GTPase HflX produces the protein MLEKKEARYERVILVGVITQNQTEEKLSEYMDELAFLAYTAGAETIARFTQKLQQPDSKYFVGSGKLNEIKEFVEENDIDTVIFDDELSPSQLKNIERVLDRKIIDRTNLILDIFAQRAETSYARTQVELAQYEYILPRLTRMWTHLERQRGGIGLRGPGETQIQTDRRIIRDRISLLKKKLETIDRQMATQRKNRGSLIRVALVGYTNVGKSTLMNLISKSNVFAEDKLFATLDTTVRKVVIGNLPFLLSDTVGFIRKLPTQLVESFKSTLDEVREADLILHVVDISHESFEDQIRSVNEILKEIDVVDKPTIMVFNKIDNFSFVPKAEDDLSEPTRENISLDEWERMWIAKSEFPTLFISAKKKKNIAAFKKTLYEEVKKIHTQRYPYNNFLFQYYDEE, from the coding sequence ATGTTAGAAAAAAAAGAAGCACGCTATGAGCGTGTCATTTTAGTGGGGGTTATTACTCAAAATCAAACAGAAGAAAAGCTAAGCGAATACATGGATGAGCTGGCGTTTTTAGCATACACTGCAGGTGCTGAAACCATTGCTAGGTTTACGCAAAAACTACAACAGCCAGATTCTAAATATTTCGTGGGTAGTGGAAAATTAAATGAAATTAAGGAATTTGTAGAAGAGAATGATATTGATACGGTGATTTTCGACGATGAATTGTCGCCATCTCAGCTTAAAAATATTGAGCGTGTGCTGGATAGAAAAATCATTGATAGAACTAATTTAATCCTAGATATTTTTGCTCAAAGGGCAGAGACATCTTATGCACGCACACAAGTTGAGTTGGCTCAGTATGAGTATATTCTGCCGAGGCTTACTCGAATGTGGACACACTTGGAGCGCCAGCGAGGGGGGATTGGTCTTCGAGGTCCTGGGGAGACTCAGATTCAAACGGATAGAAGAATTATCCGAGACAGAATCTCTTTGCTTAAAAAGAAGCTAGAAACAATAGATAGGCAAATGGCAACTCAGCGAAAAAATCGCGGTTCGCTCATTCGCGTTGCGCTAGTGGGATACACGAATGTGGGCAAATCTACTTTAATGAATTTAATCAGTAAATCAAATGTTTTTGCGGAAGATAAGTTGTTTGCTACGCTAGATACGACAGTGAGGAAAGTTGTGATTGGGAATTTGCCATTTTTGCTAAGCGATACAGTGGGATTCATTAGAAAGCTCCCGACACAATTGGTAGAGTCTTTTAAATCAACGCTTGATGAGGTGAGAGAGGCGGATTTAATTTTGCATGTGGTCGATATTTCGCATGAAAGCTTTGAAGATCAGATCCGATCGGTGAACGAAATTTTAAAAGAAATAGATGTGGTTGATAAGCCAACTATCATGGTCTTTAATAAAATTGATAATTTTAGCTTTGTGCCAAAAGCCGAAGATGATTTAAGCGAACCTACGAGGGAGAATATCAGTTTAGACGAGTGGGAGCGAATGTGGATAGCAAAATCGGAATTTCCGACCTTATTTATCTCAGCAAAAAAGAAGAAAAACATTGCGGCTTTTAAGAAGACATTGTACGAAGAGGTGAAAAAAATCCACACGCAGCGTTATCCATACAATAATTTCTTGTTCCAATATTACGATGAAGAGTAA
- a CDS encoding polysaccharide biosynthesis/export family protein gives MKKIAYLLLTLLVLQSCRTQRDVLYFQNIDQVNLNKANLSGINEYKLEVGDDISINVSVEDKELLAPFTLNLIAPSGTSNPGGGGSQNLTTFVIDEAGDINFPQIGKIHLAGKTRMEAIQELTTQFSKYLKNPIVNLTINNFRVVVLGDSGGKVVNVKNQNTNILEVLAESGDLKKTSDIDNLLLVRTENNKRQKYTVNLKDANLFNEPYFYVKQNDLIYIKPSKASTLSFNNTPFAAISTVLSLGVTIYALFIK, from the coding sequence ATGAAAAAAATAGCTTATCTTCTTTTAACTCTATTGGTTCTACAATCTTGTAGGACACAGAGAGATGTATTATATTTCCAGAATATAGATCAAGTAAATTTAAACAAAGCAAATTTATCAGGAATCAATGAATATAAGCTAGAAGTGGGCGATGATATTTCGATAAATGTGTCTGTTGAAGATAAAGAGCTTTTGGCTCCTTTTACTTTAAATTTGATAGCTCCAAGTGGTACTTCAAACCCAGGAGGAGGAGGTTCTCAAAACTTAACAACATTTGTAATTGATGAAGCTGGAGATATAAACTTCCCTCAAATTGGAAAGATTCATTTAGCAGGAAAAACACGTATGGAGGCTATTCAAGAGTTGACTACTCAGTTTAGTAAATATCTTAAAAATCCTATTGTGAATTTGACAATAAATAATTTCAGAGTTGTTGTTTTAGGAGATTCTGGGGGAAAGGTTGTCAATGTAAAAAACCAAAACACAAATATATTAGAAGTTTTAGCGGAAAGTGGAGACTTGAAAAAGACATCGGATATAGATAACCTCTTGTTAGTCCGAACAGAGAACAATAAGCGCCAAAAATACACAGTGAACTTAAAAGATGCTAATCTTTTTAACGAGCCATATTTCTATGTAAAACAAAACGACTTGATTTATATAAAACCAAGCAAAGCTAGCACCTTAAGTTTCAACAATACTCCATTTGCAGCAATCTCTACAGTTTTATCTTTAGGAGTTACAATTTACGCACTATTTATTAAGTAA
- a CDS encoding OmpA family protein produces MAQQETEVVVVEDATTQTPQQEYFQNKYYGQNQNYVKFTSDQKKFNDWSLAVYAGIPLIQGADLNTSVSGHGSEWGGYDLQAVLTKQITHAFGLGLQFNYGKTKQQAYQGGNEYKGHTDYWMWSLQGDVNLSNLFRRVDNKSRYAWALHGYGGFGTLQYDAYINKNGGKDIQTMEGKGFGSVFFNGGGGLRYKVNQRLDIEAKAMYYFTGDEEFDGSTGGTQYDVGNFQDGTPIAPIANIEEGKDDGLFTFSVGALFKLGKHHEHLAWADPLADIYPGPSPEELQAMLVVCAQGDKDDDGVCDDWDRELNTPLGARVDGAGRALDTDLDGVIDLYDKCVTLPGPADNDGCPLKQDAEAAINLAIANLEFSLNSDVISPSYYPLLDKAAEYLKYFKDDVYNVVSHTDARASQAYNLGLSRRRAQAVKDYLVQKHGVPAEQLNVIAMGKDDLRFPQCNPASKCPEWMNHANRRVVFVKQ; encoded by the coding sequence ATGGCTCAACAAGAGACAGAGGTAGTTGTAGTAGAAGACGCTACAACTCAGACTCCTCAGCAAGAGTATTTTCAGAATAAGTATTATGGTCAGAATCAAAACTATGTAAAGTTTACCTCTGATCAAAAGAAATTCAACGACTGGAGTCTCGCGGTTTATGCAGGTATCCCTTTGATTCAAGGTGCAGATTTGAATACCTCTGTTTCTGGTCATGGATCAGAGTGGGGAGGGTATGATTTGCAAGCTGTTTTGACAAAACAAATCACTCACGCATTTGGTTTAGGATTGCAGTTTAATTATGGTAAAACTAAACAGCAAGCTTATCAAGGAGGCAATGAATACAAAGGACACACTGATTATTGGATGTGGTCGTTGCAAGGTGATGTTAATTTAAGCAATTTGTTTAGAAGAGTTGATAATAAATCTCGTTATGCATGGGCTTTACATGGGTATGGGGGATTTGGTACACTACAATATGATGCATACATCAATAAAAATGGGGGGAAAGATATCCAAACAATGGAAGGTAAAGGTTTTGGATCTGTATTCTTTAATGGTGGTGGTGGTTTAAGATATAAAGTTAATCAAAGACTTGATATCGAAGCTAAGGCTATGTATTACTTTACTGGTGATGAGGAGTTTGATGGGTCTACAGGAGGAACTCAATATGATGTTGGGAATTTCCAAGACGGAACGCCAATTGCTCCAATTGCTAACATTGAAGAAGGTAAAGATGATGGATTGTTTACATTCAGTGTGGGTGCTTTGTTCAAATTAGGAAAGCATCATGAACACTTAGCGTGGGCAGATCCGTTAGCAGACATCTATCCTGGTCCTTCTCCAGAGGAATTGCAAGCTATGTTAGTAGTTTGTGCGCAAGGAGATAAAGATGATGATGGTGTTTGTGATGATTGGGATCGTGAGTTGAATACTCCACTTGGTGCTAGAGTAGATGGTGCAGGTCGTGCATTGGATACTGATTTAGATGGTGTGATTGACTTGTATGACAAGTGTGTTACATTACCTGGTCCGGCAGACAATGACGGATGTCCATTGAAGCAGGATGCTGAAGCAGCAATAAATTTAGCAATTGCAAACTTAGAGTTTTCTTTAAATTCAGATGTGATTTCTCCATCTTACTACCCATTGTTGGATAAAGCTGCTGAATACTTGAAGTATTTCAAAGATGATGTTTACAACGTAGTAAGTCATACAGACGCAAGAGCTTCTCAAGCTTACAATTTAGGATTGTCTAGAAGAAGAGCGCAAGCTGTTAAAGATTACTTAGTTCAGAAACATGGTGTTCCTGCAGAGCAATTGAATGTTATCGCTATGGGTAAAGATGATTTGAGATTCCCTCAGTGTAATCCAGCGTCTAAATGTCCAGAATGGATGAACCATGCTAACAGACGTGTAGTTTTCGTAAAACAATAA
- a CDS encoding DegT/DnrJ/EryC1/StrS family aminotransferase, which yields MKSKIWLSSPHMGGNEQKYINEAFEQNWVAPLGPNVNGFEEDLRNFLGGKVHVAGLSAGTAALHLGLILLGVKAGDEVICQSMTFAASANPIKYLGAKPVFVDSEAETLNICPKALEEAIQNRIENGSKPKAIVAVHLYGMPYKHREIRSIADKYEIPILEDAAEALGSTYYGENCGTLGDISILSFNGNKIITTSGGGALVCKDEAIKQKAVFLATQARDDAPHYQHSQIGYNYRLSNICAGIGRGQMEVLAERVNQRRAMHAFYQELFKDFKDIQLLTEENEDLFSNHWLSVILLKDYEQREKLRLALAEENIESRPLWKPMHMQPVFSDAMYFGEKVSEDAFNRGLCLPSGSNLTNEDRDRIKSCILHALTQ from the coding sequence ATGAAATCAAAAATATGGCTATCATCTCCCCATATGGGCGGAAATGAACAAAAATACATTAACGAAGCTTTTGAACAAAACTGGGTGGCTCCATTAGGGCCTAATGTGAATGGCTTTGAAGAAGATTTAAGAAACTTCCTCGGAGGAAAAGTGCATGTTGCAGGGCTTAGTGCAGGAACAGCAGCCTTGCATTTGGGGTTAATCTTATTGGGTGTAAAAGCTGGAGATGAAGTAATTTGTCAAAGTATGACTTTTGCTGCATCGGCTAATCCAATTAAATACTTAGGTGCAAAACCCGTCTTTGTAGACAGCGAAGCTGAAACGCTAAACATTTGTCCCAAAGCACTTGAAGAGGCTATCCAAAACAGAATAGAAAATGGATCGAAGCCTAAAGCCATCGTTGCCGTACACTTATACGGTATGCCATATAAACACCGAGAGATTCGTTCAATTGCTGATAAATACGAAATCCCTATCTTAGAAGATGCTGCCGAAGCTTTAGGCAGCACTTACTATGGCGAAAATTGTGGCACTTTAGGAGACATTTCCATTTTAAGTTTTAATGGCAATAAAATCATCACCACCTCTGGAGGAGGAGCACTTGTTTGCAAAGATGAAGCCATCAAACAAAAAGCAGTATTTCTAGCCACTCAGGCGAGAGATGACGCCCCTCACTACCAGCACTCACAGATTGGATACAATTACCGTTTAAGCAATATTTGTGCGGGTATTGGTAGAGGGCAAATGGAAGTCTTGGCAGAAAGAGTCAATCAGCGTAGAGCCATGCACGCATTTTACCAAGAGCTTTTCAAAGACTTCAAAGACATTCAATTATTGACAGAGGAAAACGAGGATTTATTTTCAAATCATTGGTTATCTGTAATTTTATTGAAAGATTACGAACAAAGAGAAAAACTAAGACTCGCACTAGCAGAAGAAAATATTGAATCTAGACCACTGTGGAAGCCTATGCACATGCAGCCCGTCTTTAGTGATGCTATGTATTTTGGCGAAAAAGTATCCGAAGATGCATTTAACAGAGGACTATGTTTGCCTTCTGGCTCCAACTTAACCAATGAGGATAGAGATAGAATAAAAAGTTGTATATTGCACGCCCTAACACAATGA
- the folK gene encoding 2-amino-4-hydroxy-6-hydroxymethyldihydropteridine diphosphokinase, translating into MKSKVVLLLGTNLGDRSRNLIQAKEHLSEIGEIFQETSVMETAPVGFTAEQDFYNQVLVFYTELSPVALLKALKVIEKKMGRVYTKPLSGEKYVSRIIDIDILFYENLKFSSKVLILPHEQVKSRKFVHELLKNSEVIN; encoded by the coding sequence ATGAAGAGTAAAGTTGTTTTACTTTTAGGGACAAATTTGGGAGATCGTTCGCGAAATTTAATCCAAGCCAAAGAACATTTATCAGAAATTGGTGAGATTTTTCAAGAAACATCTGTTATGGAGACCGCTCCTGTTGGTTTTACGGCAGAGCAGGATTTCTATAATCAAGTTTTGGTGTTTTATACAGAATTGTCGCCCGTTGCTTTATTGAAGGCTTTGAAAGTAATTGAGAAAAAAATGGGGAGGGTTTATACTAAACCTCTGAGCGGAGAAAAATATGTTTCGCGTATCATAGATATTGACATACTATTTTATGAAAATTTAAAGTTTTCTTCTAAAGTGTTGATTTTGCCTCATGAGCAGGTAAAGTCTAGAAAATTTGTTCATGAGTTGTTGAAAAATAGTGAGGTAATTAATTAA
- a CDS encoding polysaccharide biosynthesis protein yields MKKTRKNIGFFASLAERLSEIKHLPRWVIFSIDLGIIVFSLGVTSFLMSIWGISTLGSVSDRTSFLVMFVVSALSLVAFRVSYGVVRHSSIKDITKISLSTFVSLIVLFIIEKIWEWKMGSKLYYDFCLIFFILVLFLSLSLFRFYVKLAFALFTRLKDMPSRKNVLVYGIDSNAVGFGSAISENPNSRFNLIGFFNTENNIKGRLLDRKIYTLNHIEELKERKGLNGVVFSEANIKDEAFQPLLNELIKQNIIIYHLPVRLLEEENKDGKTKATPNFKTLQIEDLLYRKEIKIQNDQISQRHLDKVVLVTGGAGSIGSEILRKVSSYNPSKVIVVDQAETPLNDIKLEMKEKFPNIEYLFYLADISNKHRVEKIFKENNISMVYHAAAYKHVPVIEENPIEAINVNIWGTRILADLSSKYNVNRFVMISTDKAVNPTNVMGASKRVAELYVQSLQELPGNTTKFITTRFGNVLGSNGSVIPLFRKQIEEGGPVTVTHEEITRFFMTIPEACELVLQAGVMGQGGEIYVFDMGEPVKIIDLARKMIQLSGLKPNVDIEIKITGLRPGEKLYEELLSNKTTTLPTHHEKIMRSKDERVPYEIIEKQVTHIARRALIAGRIEIVRLVKEIVPEYISKNSQYEILDKK; encoded by the coding sequence ATGAAAAAGACAAGAAAAAATATAGGTTTTTTTGCAAGTTTAGCCGAAAGATTAAGCGAAATTAAACACCTACCTCGATGGGTTATATTCTCTATCGATTTGGGTATTATCGTTTTTTCGCTAGGAGTTACTAGTTTTTTAATGTCTATCTGGGGCATATCTACCTTAGGAAGTGTAAGCGATAGAACAAGCTTTCTTGTGATGTTTGTGGTCTCTGCACTCTCCTTAGTAGCCTTCAGGGTTTCTTATGGAGTTGTTAGACACTCGTCTATTAAAGATATTACTAAAATATCCTTATCCACTTTCGTTTCTCTAATCGTTTTATTTATTATTGAGAAAATATGGGAATGGAAAATGGGAAGTAAGTTATATTATGACTTTTGTTTAATCTTTTTCATCCTAGTATTATTCTTATCCCTTTCCCTATTTAGGTTTTATGTAAAATTAGCATTTGCATTATTTACAAGACTCAAGGACATGCCTTCTAGAAAAAATGTTCTAGTATATGGCATCGACTCAAATGCTGTAGGATTCGGTAGTGCGATCTCAGAAAACCCTAATAGTAGATTCAATTTGATTGGTTTTTTTAACACAGAGAATAATATTAAAGGAAGATTACTTGACAGAAAAATTTATACACTCAATCATATTGAAGAATTAAAAGAAAGAAAAGGTTTAAATGGAGTTGTTTTTTCAGAAGCAAACATTAAAGATGAAGCTTTTCAGCCTTTATTAAATGAGCTTATTAAACAAAATATCATTATTTACCATTTACCTGTTCGACTTTTAGAAGAGGAAAATAAAGACGGAAAGACTAAGGCTACTCCTAATTTTAAAACTTTGCAAATAGAGGACTTACTTTATCGTAAGGAGATAAAAATACAAAACGATCAAATCAGTCAGCGTCATTTAGATAAAGTCGTACTCGTAACAGGGGGTGCAGGATCTATTGGTAGCGAGATTTTACGCAAAGTTTCTTCATACAACCCAAGCAAGGTCATCGTTGTGGATCAAGCCGAAACCCCTTTGAATGACATTAAGCTTGAAATGAAAGAGAAGTTCCCAAATATTGAGTATCTTTTTTATTTGGCAGATATAAGTAACAAACACCGCGTTGAAAAGATATTTAAAGAAAATAATATTTCAATGGTGTATCACGCTGCGGCTTATAAACATGTGCCTGTAATTGAAGAAAACCCAATAGAAGCGATTAATGTCAATATCTGGGGTACTAGGATTTTGGCGGATCTATCTAGCAAATATAATGTCAATCGTTTTGTGATGATTTCTACGGACAAAGCTGTGAACCCAACCAATGTAATGGGAGCTTCGAAACGCGTAGCTGAACTCTATGTTCAGTCATTGCAAGAATTGCCGGGCAATACAACTAAATTCATCACGACTCGCTTTGGAAATGTCTTAGGCTCAAACGGCTCTGTCATTCCTTTGTTCAGAAAACAGATTGAAGAAGGAGGCCCCGTAACCGTGACACACGAAGAAATTACACGCTTCTTTATGACTATACCAGAAGCTTGCGAGCTAGTTCTACAAGCAGGAGTCATGGGACAAGGAGGGGAGATCTATGTTTTTGACATGGGAGAACCTGTCAAAATCATTGATCTTGCGAGAAAGATGATTCAACTTAGTGGATTAAAACCAAATGTTGATATTGAAATAAAAATTACAGGATTAAGACCTGGGGAAAAGTTATATGAAGAACTTTTAAGCAATAAAACAACAACGCTACCAACGCATCATGAAAAAATAATGCGTTCGAAAGATGAACGAGTGCCTTATGAAATTATTGAAAAGCAAGTAACTCACATCGCTAGAAGAGCATTAATCGCGGGTAGAATAGAAATTGTGCGTTTAGTAAAGGAAATTGTTCCTGAATACATTAGTAAAAATTCTCAATACGAAATTTTAGACAAAAAATAA